A genome region from Ctenopharyngodon idella isolate HZGC_01 chromosome 5, HZGC01, whole genome shotgun sequence includes the following:
- the kank1a gene encoding KN motif and ankyrin repeat domain-containing protein 1a isoform X5 — MAQTVHVNGNASEKDDDEKDPYCLETPYGYQLDLDFLKYVDDIERGNTIKKLNIQRKPKVVRSVPPPQSSCSGQTEWTSTDSLSSSNSDESKQSPVYFTPQNQVAPPGHTAQVHEAPRAFVNVPETKQLLPPPSPRLLRHNPQVEKTLMETRRRLEQERLLMQPLVNEPPRRRLASFGGMGSSSSLSSYSGSYGPSQISPSPHSFQNNGHLGNGEYNPYFTSSMGSSIRHSPLSSGMTTPVTNVSPLHLQHIREQMVVALKRLKELEEQVKTIPILQVKISVLQEEKRQLVSQMKNSKVAGQGPCGGFRKRSYSVGSADQYEPLTQLRTGSELHIEEIENTEQSTQRLQEFRQLTAEVEALERNIQDNNEEMKHSLHQTEQRTNQNIQRWSRESKSIGVGADENMNDVVVYRKSPGQCRDVAVGTEQEVKSTGVGVTEAMLGMSSEVEAEIEMQHQTIEALKEKIYRLEVQLKETTHEMEMGKLKLQLQVAGSRKKTDKGLMARPEMYSTSVEARVSTESQGVGNHVEFNDASTNHVQQMNSVGITCRPDARHVLVGPELPMELWVVQERVEVQDQCVGRQVVMCNQSVGVELSVCEMGINTELTAEGLGLCKREAEQAKEFRSIGCGDCSVDVMVRPIKEMATQSTATDEVHRTDFGVMVLPTCASQFTNTEIETIGKLTNTDRVVLTDSWTNTQPYSKDKQVSTVPVETRTIAIGDGLVKDVPATLKTRSVSVGTTSSEEVMLDKSASCKTKEAGVGHMSIHENFLVGQKTRNIACGPSQSPTPTQVMSVAVGSMSSAGPIQSQAGAGVGLDHYIERVQKLLQEQQMLLAQNYSELADAFGPPQQSQFSSINSELVTTLSSINSVMKYGSVEELCTMDLLSQQDKSDHSVKETQMVSAVHSHSSSVKTEATRIENVYTDDSHEQSTVTQKSRMDQQMSTALHGSHSTLKSIMKKDGHQGPNGTKKNLQFVGVNGGYETTSSDDSSSEESSSSGSEDEGEEKDEMGNVRERRKEEFRNNEAVDEDRDTEDLCQEKRQRHELNEKMLSACNMLKSHLNDPKTLSSKDVRPYVNTVQHEWFRVSSQKTAVAEMVEDYLNAFRGICPALLQHIVNMADGNGNTALHYSVSHSNFHIVKKLLDADVCNVNQQNKAGYTPIMLAALAAVEAPKDMRVVEELFSKGDVNAKASQAGQTGLMLAVSHGRMDMVKALLACGADVNIQDDEGSTALMCASEHGHVEIVKLLLAQPGCDGTLSDNDESNALSIALEAGHKDIAVLLYAHMNFSKAQSPGTPRLGRKTSPSPTRKGHV, encoded by the exons ATGGCCCAAACCGTGCACGTTAACGGCAATGCCTCAG AAAAAGATGATGATGAGAAGGACCCTTACTGCTTGGAAACCCCATATGGCTATCAGCTAGACCTGGACTTCCTTAAGTATGTTGATGACATTGAGAGGGGCAACACCATAAAGAAGCTAAACATCCAGAGGAAGCCAAAAGTGGTCAGGTCTGTGCCGCCTCCTCAGAGCAGTTGCAGTGGCCAGACTGAGTGGACTTCAACAGACTCTTTGTCCTCTTCCAACAGCGATGAGAGCAAACAGTCACCTGTCTACTTCACGCCTCAGAACCAGGTAGCCCCCCCTGGCCATACTGCCCAAGTCCATGAAGCTCCCCGAGCCTTTGTGAACGTCCCTGAGACCAAGCAGCTGCTGCCACCACCTTCTCCCCGCCTTCTTCGCCATAACCCCCAAGTGGAGAAAACACTGATGGAGACTCGAAGGCGACTGGAGCAAGAGCGGCTCCTAATGCAGCCACTAGTCAACGAGCCACCTCGCAGGCGACTGGCCAGTTTTGGCGGAATGGGCTCTTCCAGTTCCCTGTCCTCTTACAGTGGCTCTTATGGGCCAAGCCAGATTTCACCTAGCCCACATTCTTTCCAAAATAATGGACATCTAGGCAATGGCGAGTACAACCCCTACTTCACATCCTCTATGGGTAGTTCAATACGCCACAGTCCCCTCAGCTCAGGCATGACTACACCAGTGACCAATGTTAGCCCCCTGCACCTCCAGCATATTCGAGAACAGATGGTAGTGGCTCTAAAGAGACTAAAAGAACTGGAAGAGCAGGTAAAGACCATCCCAATCCTTCAAGTCAAGATATCAGTCTTGCAAGAAGAGAAAAGGCAGCTAGTGTCCCAGATGAAGAACTCCAAGGTAGCGGGACAGGGTCCATGTGGAGGTTTTAGGAAGCGCTCTTATAGTGTTGGCAGTGCTGATCAGTACGAACCCCTGACCCAGCTCAGGACAGGCTCTGAACTTCACATTGAGGAGATAGAGAACACTGAGCAGAGCACTCAAAGGCTACAAGAGTTTAGGCAACTGACAGCTGAAGTGGAGGCTCTGGAGAGGAACATACAGGACAATAATGAGGAAATGAAGCACAGCTTACACCAAACAGAGCAAAGAACAAACCAAAACATCCAGAGGTGGAGCCGTGAAAGCAAGTCCATTGGTGTTGGAGCTGATGAGAACATGAACGACGTGGTTGTTTACCGAAAGTCGCCTGGGCAATGCAGAGATGTGGCTGTTGGAACGGAGCAGGAGGTGAAGAGCACAGGAGTTGGTGTGACTGAAGCCATGCTAGGCATGAGCAGTGAGGTAGAAGCTGAAATTGAGATGCAGCATCAGACCATCGAAGCTCTCAAAGAGAAGATCTACAGACTGGAGGTCCAACTTAAGGAGACCACCCATGAAATGGAGATGGGAAAGCTAAAGCTTCAGCTTCAAGTGGCTGGATcgagaaaaaaaacagacaaggGTTTGATGGCAAGGCCAGAGATGTACAGCACTTCAGTGGAGGCCAGAGTGTCCACAGAGAGCCAAGGTGTTGGCAACCATGTTGAGTTTAATGACGCAAGCACAAATCATGTCCAACAAATGAATTCAGTAGGCATTACTTGCAGACCAGATGCAAGGCATGTTTTGGTGGGTCCTGAGTTGCCAATGGAGCTGTGGGTTGTACAAGAACGTGTTGAGGTTCAGGATCAGTGTGTTGGCAGGCAGGTTGTGATGTGCAACCAGAGTGTGGGAGTGGAATTAAGTGTATGTGAAATGGGGATCAACACTGAGTTAACAGCCGAAGGTTTAGGACTTTGCAAAAGAGAGGCTGAACAAGCCAAGGAGTTCAGGTCTATTGGATGTGGAGATTGTTCAGTGGATGTAATGGTCAGGCCCATCAAAGAGATGGCAACCCAGAGCACAGCAACAGAtgaagttcacagaactgactTTGGAGTCATGGTCTTACCCACTTGTGCTTCACAGTTCACAAACACAGAAATTGAGACAATAGGCAAGTTAACCAATACAGACAGGGTCGTTCTTACTGATTCCTGGACGAATACACAACCATATTCAAAAGACAAACAAGTAAGCACTGTACCAGTGGAGACTCGTACGATAGCCATCGGGGATGGTCTTGTAAAAGATGTGCCGGCCACATTGAAAACACGCTCAGTTTCAGTAGGTACTACATCATCTGAAGAAGTTATGCTTGATAAGTCAGCATCTTGCAAAACCAAAGAGGCTGGGGTTGGCCACATGAGCATACATGAGAACTTCTTAGTCGGTCAGAAGACAAGGAACATTGCCTGTGGCCCCTCTCAGTCTCCTACCCCAACCCAAGTTATGAGTGTTGCTGTGGGATCAATGTCATCAGCAGGACCCATCCAGTCACAGGCTGGGGCAGGTGTTGGACTTGATCACTACATAGAGAGAGTGCAGAAGCTCTTGCAGGAACAGCAGATGTTGCTTGCTCAGAACTACAGTGAGCTGGCAGACGCCTTCGGCCCACCTCAACAATCCCAATTTAGCTCCATCAACAGTGAGCTAGTTACTACTCTATCATCCATCAATTCAGTTATGAAATATGGAAGTGTTGAGGAACTCTGCACTATGGACCTTCTAAGCCAACAGGATAAATCAGACCACAGTGTGAAAG AAACGCAGATGGTCAGTGCAGTCCATTCTCACTCGAGTAGTGTGAAAACAGAGGCCACACGGATAGAAAATGTCTATACTGACGACTCACATGAACAGAGCACAGTTACACAGAAAAGCCGCATGGACCAGCAAATGTCCACAGCATTGCATG GCAGTCACAGCACCCTGAAGTCCATCATGAAGAAAGACGGTCACCAGGGACCTAATGGCACAAAAAAGAACTTGCAGTTTGTTGGTGTGAATGGAGG GTATGAGACGACATCGAGTGATGACTCCAGCTCAGAAGAGAGCAGCTCCTCTGGTTCAGAGGATGAAGGGGAGGAGAAAGACGAGATGGGGAATGTGAGAGAAAGGAGGAAAGAAGAATTCAGGAACAATGAAGCAGTGGATGAAGATAGAGACACTGAAGATTTATGCCAGGAGAAAAGGCAGAG GCATGAGTTGAATGAAAAGATGCTTTCTGCATGCAACATGCTGAAATCCCACCTCAACGACCCCAAGACTTTATCTAGTAAAGATGTG AGGCCATATgtgaacacagtgcagcacgAGTGGTTCCGTGTGTCCAGTCAAAAGACGGCCGTGGCGGAGATGGTGGAGGATTACCTGAATGCTTTCAGAGGCATCTGCCCTGCCCTGCTACAACACATTGTAAATATGGCCGATGGCAACGGGAACACCGCCCTCCATTACAGTGTATCCCATTCCAACTTCCACATTGTGAAGAAGCTGCTCGATGCTG ATGTCTGCAATGTCAATCAGCAGAACAAGGCAGGCTATACTCCCATCATGCTAGCAGCACTAGCTGCCGTTGAGGCCccgaaggacatgagggtggtTGAAGAGCTGTTCAGCAAAGGAGATGTCAATGCAAAAGCCAGCCAG GCTGGTCAGACAGGGCTGATGCTGGCTGTCAGTCATGGCAGAATGGACATGGTGAAAGCTCTGCTCGCCTGCGGTGCAGACGTCAACATCCAGGATGATGAGGGCTCGACTGCACTTATGTGCGCTAGTGAACATGGCCACGTTGAGATAGTCAAGCTGCTGCTGGCTCAGCCGGGCTGCGACGGCACACTCAGTGATAAT GATGAGAGCAATGCCCTGTCTATTGCTCTGGAAGCGGGTCATAAGGACATAGCAGTGTTGCTGTATGCCCATATGAACTTCTCCAAAGCACAGTCACCA GGTACGCCTCGACTTGGGAGGAAGACTTCACCCAGTCCTACAAGGAAGGGACATGTTTGA
- the kank1a gene encoding KN motif and ankyrin repeat domain-containing protein 1a isoform X4: MLYLEIISSENCGPSHFSTAEKDDDEKDPYCLETPYGYQLDLDFLKYVDDIERGNTIKKLNIQRKPKVVRSVPPPQSSCSGQTEWTSTDSLSSSNSDESKQSPVYFTPQNQVAPPGHTAQVHEAPRAFVNVPETKQLLPPPSPRLLRHNPQVEKTLMETRRRLEQERLLMQPLVNEPPRRRLASFGGMGSSSSLSSYSGSYGPSQISPSPHSFQNNGHLGNGEYNPYFTSSMGSSIRHSPLSSGMTTPVTNVSPLHLQHIREQMVVALKRLKELEEQVKTIPILQVKISVLQEEKRQLVSQMKNSKVAGQGPCGGFRKRSYSVGSADQYEPLTQLRTGSELHIEEIENTEQSTQRLQEFRQLTAEVEALERNIQDNNEEMKHSLHQTEQRTNQNIQRWSRESKSIGVGADENMNDVVVYRKSPGQCRDVAVGTEQEVKSTGVGVTEAMLGMSSEVEAEIEMQHQTIEALKEKIYRLEVQLKETTHEMEMGKLKLQLQVAGSRKKTDKGLMARPEMYSTSVEARVSTESQGVGNHVEFNDASTNHVQQMNSVGITCRPDARHVLVGPELPMELWVVQERVEVQDQCVGRQVVMCNQSVGVELSVCEMGINTELTAEGLGLCKREAEQAKEFRSIGCGDCSVDVMVRPIKEMATQSTATDEVHRTDFGVMVLPTCASQFTNTEIETIGKLTNTDRVVLTDSWTNTQPYSKDKQVSTVPVETRTIAIGDGLVKDVPATLKTRSVSVGTTSSEEVMLDKSASCKTKEAGVGHMSIHENFLVGQKTRNIACGPSQSPTPTQVMSVAVGSMSSAGPIQSQAGAGVGLDHYIERVQKLLQEQQMLLAQNYSELADAFGPPQQSQFSSINSELVTTLSSINSVMKYGSVEELCTMDLLSQQDKSDHSVKETQMVSAVHSHSSSVKTEATRIENVYTDDSHEQSTVTQKSRMDQQMSTALHGSHSTLKSIMKKDGHQGPNGTKKNLQFVGVNGGYETTSSDDSSSEESSSSGSEDEGEEKDEMGNVRERRKEEFRNNEAVDEDRDTEDLCQEKRQRHELNEKMLSACNMLKSHLNDPKTLSSKDVRPYVNTVQHEWFRVSSQKTAVAEMVEDYLNAFRGICPALLQHIVNMADGNGNTALHYSVSHSNFHIVKKLLDADVCNVNQQNKAGYTPIMLAALAAVEAPKDMRVVEELFSKGDVNAKASQAGQTGLMLAVSHGRMDMVKALLACGADVNIQDDEGSTALMCASEHGHVEIVKLLLAQPGCDGTLSDNDESNALSIALEAGHKDIAVLLYAHMNFSKAQSPGTPRLGRKTSPSPTRKGHV; this comes from the exons AAAAAGATGATGATGAGAAGGACCCTTACTGCTTGGAAACCCCATATGGCTATCAGCTAGACCTGGACTTCCTTAAGTATGTTGATGACATTGAGAGGGGCAACACCATAAAGAAGCTAAACATCCAGAGGAAGCCAAAAGTGGTCAGGTCTGTGCCGCCTCCTCAGAGCAGTTGCAGTGGCCAGACTGAGTGGACTTCAACAGACTCTTTGTCCTCTTCCAACAGCGATGAGAGCAAACAGTCACCTGTCTACTTCACGCCTCAGAACCAGGTAGCCCCCCCTGGCCATACTGCCCAAGTCCATGAAGCTCCCCGAGCCTTTGTGAACGTCCCTGAGACCAAGCAGCTGCTGCCACCACCTTCTCCCCGCCTTCTTCGCCATAACCCCCAAGTGGAGAAAACACTGATGGAGACTCGAAGGCGACTGGAGCAAGAGCGGCTCCTAATGCAGCCACTAGTCAACGAGCCACCTCGCAGGCGACTGGCCAGTTTTGGCGGAATGGGCTCTTCCAGTTCCCTGTCCTCTTACAGTGGCTCTTATGGGCCAAGCCAGATTTCACCTAGCCCACATTCTTTCCAAAATAATGGACATCTAGGCAATGGCGAGTACAACCCCTACTTCACATCCTCTATGGGTAGTTCAATACGCCACAGTCCCCTCAGCTCAGGCATGACTACACCAGTGACCAATGTTAGCCCCCTGCACCTCCAGCATATTCGAGAACAGATGGTAGTGGCTCTAAAGAGACTAAAAGAACTGGAAGAGCAGGTAAAGACCATCCCAATCCTTCAAGTCAAGATATCAGTCTTGCAAGAAGAGAAAAGGCAGCTAGTGTCCCAGATGAAGAACTCCAAGGTAGCGGGACAGGGTCCATGTGGAGGTTTTAGGAAGCGCTCTTATAGTGTTGGCAGTGCTGATCAGTACGAACCCCTGACCCAGCTCAGGACAGGCTCTGAACTTCACATTGAGGAGATAGAGAACACTGAGCAGAGCACTCAAAGGCTACAAGAGTTTAGGCAACTGACAGCTGAAGTGGAGGCTCTGGAGAGGAACATACAGGACAATAATGAGGAAATGAAGCACAGCTTACACCAAACAGAGCAAAGAACAAACCAAAACATCCAGAGGTGGAGCCGTGAAAGCAAGTCCATTGGTGTTGGAGCTGATGAGAACATGAACGACGTGGTTGTTTACCGAAAGTCGCCTGGGCAATGCAGAGATGTGGCTGTTGGAACGGAGCAGGAGGTGAAGAGCACAGGAGTTGGTGTGACTGAAGCCATGCTAGGCATGAGCAGTGAGGTAGAAGCTGAAATTGAGATGCAGCATCAGACCATCGAAGCTCTCAAAGAGAAGATCTACAGACTGGAGGTCCAACTTAAGGAGACCACCCATGAAATGGAGATGGGAAAGCTAAAGCTTCAGCTTCAAGTGGCTGGATcgagaaaaaaaacagacaaggGTTTGATGGCAAGGCCAGAGATGTACAGCACTTCAGTGGAGGCCAGAGTGTCCACAGAGAGCCAAGGTGTTGGCAACCATGTTGAGTTTAATGACGCAAGCACAAATCATGTCCAACAAATGAATTCAGTAGGCATTACTTGCAGACCAGATGCAAGGCATGTTTTGGTGGGTCCTGAGTTGCCAATGGAGCTGTGGGTTGTACAAGAACGTGTTGAGGTTCAGGATCAGTGTGTTGGCAGGCAGGTTGTGATGTGCAACCAGAGTGTGGGAGTGGAATTAAGTGTATGTGAAATGGGGATCAACACTGAGTTAACAGCCGAAGGTTTAGGACTTTGCAAAAGAGAGGCTGAACAAGCCAAGGAGTTCAGGTCTATTGGATGTGGAGATTGTTCAGTGGATGTAATGGTCAGGCCCATCAAAGAGATGGCAACCCAGAGCACAGCAACAGAtgaagttcacagaactgactTTGGAGTCATGGTCTTACCCACTTGTGCTTCACAGTTCACAAACACAGAAATTGAGACAATAGGCAAGTTAACCAATACAGACAGGGTCGTTCTTACTGATTCCTGGACGAATACACAACCATATTCAAAAGACAAACAAGTAAGCACTGTACCAGTGGAGACTCGTACGATAGCCATCGGGGATGGTCTTGTAAAAGATGTGCCGGCCACATTGAAAACACGCTCAGTTTCAGTAGGTACTACATCATCTGAAGAAGTTATGCTTGATAAGTCAGCATCTTGCAAAACCAAAGAGGCTGGGGTTGGCCACATGAGCATACATGAGAACTTCTTAGTCGGTCAGAAGACAAGGAACATTGCCTGTGGCCCCTCTCAGTCTCCTACCCCAACCCAAGTTATGAGTGTTGCTGTGGGATCAATGTCATCAGCAGGACCCATCCAGTCACAGGCTGGGGCAGGTGTTGGACTTGATCACTACATAGAGAGAGTGCAGAAGCTCTTGCAGGAACAGCAGATGTTGCTTGCTCAGAACTACAGTGAGCTGGCAGACGCCTTCGGCCCACCTCAACAATCCCAATTTAGCTCCATCAACAGTGAGCTAGTTACTACTCTATCATCCATCAATTCAGTTATGAAATATGGAAGTGTTGAGGAACTCTGCACTATGGACCTTCTAAGCCAACAGGATAAATCAGACCACAGTGTGAAAG AAACGCAGATGGTCAGTGCAGTCCATTCTCACTCGAGTAGTGTGAAAACAGAGGCCACACGGATAGAAAATGTCTATACTGACGACTCACATGAACAGAGCACAGTTACACAGAAAAGCCGCATGGACCAGCAAATGTCCACAGCATTGCATG GCAGTCACAGCACCCTGAAGTCCATCATGAAGAAAGACGGTCACCAGGGACCTAATGGCACAAAAAAGAACTTGCAGTTTGTTGGTGTGAATGGAGG GTATGAGACGACATCGAGTGATGACTCCAGCTCAGAAGAGAGCAGCTCCTCTGGTTCAGAGGATGAAGGGGAGGAGAAAGACGAGATGGGGAATGTGAGAGAAAGGAGGAAAGAAGAATTCAGGAACAATGAAGCAGTGGATGAAGATAGAGACACTGAAGATTTATGCCAGGAGAAAAGGCAGAG GCATGAGTTGAATGAAAAGATGCTTTCTGCATGCAACATGCTGAAATCCCACCTCAACGACCCCAAGACTTTATCTAGTAAAGATGTG AGGCCATATgtgaacacagtgcagcacgAGTGGTTCCGTGTGTCCAGTCAAAAGACGGCCGTGGCGGAGATGGTGGAGGATTACCTGAATGCTTTCAGAGGCATCTGCCCTGCCCTGCTACAACACATTGTAAATATGGCCGATGGCAACGGGAACACCGCCCTCCATTACAGTGTATCCCATTCCAACTTCCACATTGTGAAGAAGCTGCTCGATGCTG ATGTCTGCAATGTCAATCAGCAGAACAAGGCAGGCTATACTCCCATCATGCTAGCAGCACTAGCTGCCGTTGAGGCCccgaaggacatgagggtggtTGAAGAGCTGTTCAGCAAAGGAGATGTCAATGCAAAAGCCAGCCAG GCTGGTCAGACAGGGCTGATGCTGGCTGTCAGTCATGGCAGAATGGACATGGTGAAAGCTCTGCTCGCCTGCGGTGCAGACGTCAACATCCAGGATGATGAGGGCTCGACTGCACTTATGTGCGCTAGTGAACATGGCCACGTTGAGATAGTCAAGCTGCTGCTGGCTCAGCCGGGCTGCGACGGCACACTCAGTGATAAT GATGAGAGCAATGCCCTGTCTATTGCTCTGGAAGCGGGTCATAAGGACATAGCAGTGTTGCTGTATGCCCATATGAACTTCTCCAAAGCACAGTCACCA GGTACGCCTCGACTTGGGAGGAAGACTTCACCCAGTCCTACAAGGAAGGGACATGTTTGA